One Malassezia restricta chromosome III, complete sequence DNA segment encodes these proteins:
- a CDS encoding threonine aldolase — MYRSLFSAPVPRYHADESDPVETAPMIDAPPMPTDDERQRAYAQVSWNVISDTVTLPSALMRTSMASAVCGDEGYRTDQPTLRLEDAVAQLTGKEAALFLPSGTQANQLALHVHTRPTLVPVSILCDVRSHIHTSEMGGIAYHSRATTVPVIPHNTHHLTLEDIAPFCESQDPYMPTHVHVISLENTLQGTIFPQSEIERISAFAHERGIIMHLDGARLWNAWAETGISLADLCRPFDTVSLCLSKGIGAPVGSILVGPTDTLFAVRLHRKLFGGMMRQTGVLAAAAHAALHENMPRLRQTHSLARRVAARLQDCGVTITLPVETNMVFFDVTSAGIDGETLRQRAAALDPPIQMGTHRIVIHYLTHHDLPERLACLFAT, encoded by the coding sequence ATGTACCGAAGCCTGTTTTCGGCGCCAGTTCCACGGTACCATGCAGATGAAAGCGACCCTGTCGAAACGGCACCCATGATTGACGCGCCACCGATGCCtaccgacgacgagcgccagcgtgcCTATGCACAAGTGTCTTGGAACGTGATTAGTGACACCGTGACATTACCGAGTGCATTAATGCGTACTAGCATGGCATCGGCGGTATGCGGTGACGAGGGATACCGCACAGATCAGCCCACGCTTCGTCTTGAGGatgccgtggcgcagctcacgGGTAAGGAGGCCGCGCTCTTTCTCCCTAGTGGCACACAAGCCAACCAACTAGCTCTGCATGTACACACGCGGCCCACGCTCGTGCCTGTATCGATCCTATGCGACGTGCGATCACACATACACACATCTGAGATGGGTGGTATTGCGTACCATTCGCGCGCAACCACTGTGCCCGTCATACCCCACAACACACATCATCTGACTCTGGAGGACATTGCACCTTTTTGCGAATCGCAGGACCCGTACATGCCCACACATGTGCATGTCATTTCGCTTGAAAACACTTTACAAGGCACTATATTTCCGCAATCAGAAATTGAACGGATCAGTGCCTTTGCGCACGAACGCGGTATAATCATGCATCTTGATGGCGCACGGCTGTGGAATGCTTGGGCCGAGACCGGCATTTCTCTCGCCGACCTTTGCCGTCCTTTTGATACGGTCAGTTTATGCCTCAGCAAGGGAATTGGAGCCCCCGTTGGCTCTATCCTCGTGGGTCCCACAGATACTTTGTTCGCTGTGCGTCTGCACCGAAAATTGTTCGGCGGCATGATGCGTCAGACAGGAGTCCTAGCTGCtgcggcacatgctgcaCTGCATGAAAACATGCCACGCCTGCGTCAGACACATTcactcgcgcgccgcgtcgccgcaCGACTGCAGGACTGCGGCGTCACAATCACGTTGCCTGTCGAAACCAATATGGTTTTCTTTGATGTCACCTCTGCGGGTATCGACGGCGAGACGCTTCGTCAACGAGCCGCCGCTTTGGACCCCCCTATTCAGATGGGGACACATCGCATCGTCATACACTATCTCACTCATCACGACTTGCCTGAGCGACTGGCTTGCCTATTTGCTACTTAA
- a CDS encoding transcriptional activator SPT8 → MDQPPDSHGSDQEGKNDAISAYPEMHTMEEYIQAVKSRHAHFHPSEEARHTRKGYVIDPVGAALHGAHIHAMSISKDSSILLSGGSDGYIRWYDLPASMNGNNMLTQNLRNSFVEGVTKVGVLMTWWGHSHLERGADPDTSAAEAPLSAVHSLACQREALWGVSGGESGTINLWGLRHGAGSIRHVLHKHTDAVSALQLDPSEEHLISGGWDRGVYQWDLNTGQIVRSFDGHTGQVSNIAFRPLYVPGEQPIPDAALYPSAPEAMDVDAIDDDLEQELNRTLSEQAPDDAQHDTDAEGDNDSLFGGERDGPTSDSHAPDQDAEGDTDNDDADEKPFAGRHDTPRLADTKSTGASISLPGQPSKSEPTSDVRAPEPKSHLPKPLFGSMNTSWHYDADLRDFSQDILLTSTLSGQVMLWDRRVDTKSKHGVRALGLPHGTPPWCTGTCWNHTGDKIYVGRRNELVEEWDVRMLPDITSNPGSRSQNGAAPAYLRALRLPRGSGPVSSVAVMPNNRHIVCGSFDNVRLWDLEATGQVPFKIVAGHHGGMISHILMDPCARFLMTGSGDRGWFASSTETLLMHEISAL, encoded by the coding sequence ATGGACCAACCACCCGACTCGCACGGATCTGACCAAGAGGGAAAAAATGATGCCATATCAGCATATCCAGAGATGCACACGATGGAAGAGTACATACAGGCGGTCAAGAGCCGGCATGCGCACTTTCATCCGTCGGAAGAGGCACGCCACACCCGGAAGGGGTACGTTATTGATCCTGTGGGTGCGGCTCTGCACGGTGCCCACATACATGCTATGTCGATCTCAAAAGACTCGTCGATCTTATTATCAGGTGGAAGCGATGGCTATATACGATGGTATGACTTGCCTGCAAGTATGAATGGCAACAACATGCTGACGCAAAACTTGAGGAACTCTTTTGTCGAGGGCGTGACCAAGGTTGGCGTGCTTATGACGTGGTGGGGTCATTCCCATCTCGAAAGAGGAGCTGATCCTGACACTTCTGCAGCGGAGGCGCCCCTGAGTGCTGTTCACAGCCTCGCGTGCCAACGCGAAGCTCTGTGGGGCGTCAGTGGTGGTGAATCGGGCACCATTAACTTGTGGGGTCTTCGTCATGGAGCAGGATCTATCCGACATGTGCTTCACAAGCACACAGATGCCGTGTCTGCGCTTCAACTTGATCCATCAGAGGAGCATCTAATTAGTGGCGGCTGGGATCGCGGCGTGTACCAATGGGATCTCAACACAGGACAAATTGTGCGCTCTTTTGATGGACATACAGGCCAGGTATCCAATATCGCGTTTCGTCCGCTGTACGTGCCGGGCGAACAACCCATACCTGATGCAGCGCTGTATCCATCAGCACCAGAGGCCATGGATGTTGATGCAATCGATGACGACTTGGAGCAAGAGTTGAATCGCACACTCAGTGAGCAAGCGCCTGACGATGCCCAACATGACACAGACGCCGAGGGAGATAATGACTCTCTCTTTGGTGGCGAGCGAGATGGACCGACGTCGGACTCTCACGCTCCTGATCAGGATGCGGAAGGCGACACAGATAATGATGATGCGGACGAAAAGCCGTTTGCTGGCCGACATGATACCCCTCGTCTGGCTGACACCAAATCAACGGGTGCCTCGATTTCGCTGCCTGGCCAGCCATCCAAGTCCGAACCCACATCCGATGTACGGGCCCCAGAACCAAAGTCACACCTACCCAAGCCGCTCTTTGGATCCATGAATACATCGTGGCATTATGACGCGGACCTGCGTGATTTCAGCCAAGATATTTTGTTGACCAGCACACTGTCCGGTCAAGTTATGCTATGGGATCGACGTGTAGATACCAAGTCGAAGCATGGCGTGCGGGCTCTGGGTCTTCCGCATGGTACACCGCCTTGGTGTACCGGCACCTGCTGGAACCACACGGGCGACAAGATTTACGTTGGACGTCGGAATGAGCTGGTGGAGGAATGGGACGTCCGTATGCTTCCGGACATTACGTCCAACCCAGGCTCTCGGTCGCAGAATGGGGCTGCACCTGCTTATCTTCGTGCTCTGCGTCTACCGCGAGGCAGTGGACCTGTCAGTTCGGTGGCAGTGATGCCCAACAATCGACACATCGTTTGTGGTTCCTTTGATAACGTGCGTCTGTGGGACTTGGAGGCCACAGGACAAGTGCCATTCAAGATCGTCGCAGGACACCATGGTGGTATGATCTCGCATATCCTGATGGATCCGTGCGCCCGATTCCTCATGACGGGCTCGGGCGACCGCGGATGGTTCGCGTCCAGTACCGAGACACTTCTCATGCACGAGATCTCAGCGTTATGA
- a CDS encoding zinc finger protein: MCKHILNAQVAIRAPCCRKFFDCPQCHAETQSHPLVKTMELAFLCKNCRRAFRKDMAQYEQEDEYCPHCDNHYVIEAKTPQLMLSVEGEDGRVDASIMRDDRVREREAFGSDGTKIDQGGYQAAALAFQRKLAEGGAGSAGPSYAGAHMPNLADFDDDELDWD; the protein is encoded by the exons ATGTG TAAACATATTCTAAATGCCCAAGTCGCGATTCGTGCGCCCTGCTGTCGCAAGTTCTTTGAT TGTCCACAATGTCATGCAGAGACACAGTCGCACCCGCTGGTCAAGACGATGGAGTTGGCGTTCCTGTGTAAAAACTGCCGCAGGGCATTCCGCAAGGACATGGCGCAATACGAACAAGAAGATGAATACTGTCCGCACTGCGATAATCACTAT GTGATTGAGGCCAAGACGCCACAGCTTATGTTGTCAGTTGAAGGCGAGGATGGGCGTGTTGATGCTAG CATAATGCGCGATGACCGGGTGAGGGAGCGAGAGGCGTTTGGATCAGATGGAACGAAAATTGACCAGGGTGGATACCAAGCGGCTGCCCTTGCGTTCCAGCGGAAACTTGCTGAGGGGGGCGCAGGTAGTGCAGGGCCTTCTTACGCAGGCGCCCACATGCCTAATCTTGCCGACTttgatgacgacgagctcgactGGGACTAG
- a CDS encoding cell division cycle 2-like protein produces MDDDAHAQSDKEQSAVKRKKQRLDIHEAKVRESARISLENKRRSTSSQIQHEERYERSSRHLAAPARSDHPCIEGCGSVSSYEVLNRIEEGSYGVVSRARHKETGEIVALKQLKLDKEVYGFPITSLREIRTLFQARHPHIVEIKEIVVGDTLSQVYLVMEFVENDLKTILSTMRTRFLPSEIKTLMRQILSAVASMHSHWIVHRDLKTSNLLMTNRGRMKIADFGLARMFGDPLREMTSLVVTLWYRAPELLLGTKIYDTAVDMWSVGCIFAELLLKEPLFPGKNETDQLSRIIRLLGLPTESTWPGYTKFAKAHLKHSVHIQNNIRHHFRHFSKATIDLLKSMLCYDPSKRISADEALEHPYFHEPPVPAHPDTFGSFPSSAAGEKQRRKSPPAPHGAHTHTAHPLV; encoded by the coding sequence atggatgatgatgcgcatgctcagAGTGACAAAGAACAGAGTGCTGTAAAGCGAAAAAAGCAACGGCTCGATATTCACGAGGCCAAGGTACGAGAATCCGCACGCATATCCCTCGAAAATAAGCGTCGTTCTACGTCGTCACAAATACAACACGAAGAGCGCTACGAACGCAGCTCTAGACACCTTGCAGCTCCTGCAAGATCAGATCATCCATGCATTGAAGGATGCGGCTCTGTATCATCATATGAAGTATTAAACCGCATTGAAGAAGGTTCTTATGGCGTCGTTtcgcgcgcgcgacatAAAGAAACAGGTGAGATTGTGGCCTTAAAACAGCTCAAGCTCGACAAGGAAGTGTATGGCTTCCCCATAACAAGTCTACGTGAAATACGAACGCTATTTCAAGCGCGGCATCCGCATATCGTCGAGATCAAAGAAATAGTCGTGGGTGATACCCTCAGCCAGGTATACCTGGTTATGGAGTTTGTTGAAAATGATCTCAAAACTATATTGAGCACGATGCGAACGCGCTTCCTACCTTCTGAAATAAAAACACTTATGCGCCAAATACTTTCTGCAGTCGCCAGTATGCATTCACACTGGATCGTGCATCGCGACCTTAAGACCTCTAATCTGCTTATGACGAATCGCGGGCGGATGAAAATTGCTGATTTCGGACTAGCACGCATGTTTGGCGATCCTCTGCGTGAGATGACTAGCCTAGTTGTAACACTGTGGTATCGTGCACCTGAACTATTACTTGGCACCAAAATCTATGATACAGCTGTGGATATGTGGTCTGTGGGATGCATCTTTGCCGAGCTTTTGTTAAAGGAGCCTCTATTTCCAGGGAAGAATGAAACAGACCAACTTTCTCGGATTATTCGCCTATTAGGCCTACCTACCGAATCAACATGGCCGGGATACACGAAATTCGCCAAAGCTCATCTAAAACATTCTGTGCATATCCAAAACAACATAAGACATCACTTCCGACATTTTTCTAAGGCGACCATTGACCTGCTCAAGTCCATGCTTTGCTATGATCCTTCTAAGCGCATTTCTGCAGACGAAGCTTTAGAACATCCATATTTTCATGAGCCACCGGtgccagcacatccagACACATTCGGAAGTTTTCCCTCAAGTGCAGCCGGAGAAAagcagcgacgcaagaGCCCCCCAGCTCCACATGGCGCACAT
- a CDS encoding diazepam-binding inhibitor (GABA receptor modulator, acyl-CoA-binding protein), giving the protein MSDAQFQKAVEVIRTMPKNSSIKVTQTQQLKFYSLFKQANDGDCNTQRPGMLDFAGRAKWDAWNSLKGKSKEDAKKEYVEAFLEVFEPAKDDAEVSKYLEAVKNA; this is encoded by the exons ATGAGCGACGCACAGTTCCAGAAAGCCGTGGAAGTTATTCGCACCATGCCGAAGAATAGTTCCATCAAAGTGACGCAGACCCAGCAGCTAAAGTTCTACAGTCTGTTCAAGCAGGCTAATGATGGCGACTGCAACACGCAGCGCCCGGGTATGCTCGACTTTGCTGGCCGCGCTAAGTG GGACGCTTGGAACAGCTTGAAGGGCAAGTCGAAAGAGGATGCCAAGAAGGAGTACGTCGAGGCTTTCCTTGAG GTCTTTGAGCCTGCTAAGG ATGACGCCGAGGTCTCCAAGTATCTGGAGGCTGTCAAGAATGCCTAG
- a CDS encoding sterol-4alpha-carboxylate 3-dehydrogenase (decarboxylating) produces the protein MSNSAPTHELHFVIGGAGFLGSHILEALVARGETAVASFDIREPTERVPNVHYYEGDLTQAESLTKAITDAQEDTRTAGIEGRSVAVYHTASPVAGLGPDVYEKVNVLGTEVVIEVCKEPKNGVAKLIFTSSAGVVFNGYDLKFIDERVGYPETPLDAYNDTKARAEKLVLEANHHENGLKTVALRPAGIFGPRDRQALPGFFKVLENKRTRWQIGKNLNLFDWTYVGNVAHAHLLASDCLGVKGPEPRPESKFLTSELSDEHLPLKMGASDLEDARDVPTSLQRQDVSKPAEDYCRNVKPLIDLSGVDAVNQRPVFRNRFDQFFHHAYPNVACGGNPMPKLSSYAKSELYADGEAFFITNGQPIPFWDFPRALWYHYNGHVDKPEHIIVLSLMFALFLAFLAEIFSKLTGRPVQFTRYRVTYTACDRYYNIEKARRILGYEPIYGLEDSIKRSVKWWKTLHPPTKSIPGETAKTK, from the coding sequence ATGTCGAACAGTGCGCCCACGCATGAACTACACTTTGTGATCGGAGGTGCCGGATTCCTTGGCTCACATATTTTGGAAGCCTTGGTAGCACGCGGAGAGACAGCTGTGGCCTCCTTCGACATCCGAGAACCAACAGAGCGCGTGCCGAATGTTCATTATTACGAGGGTGATCTGACCCAGGCGGAATCGCTGACCAAGGCCATCACTGATGCGCAAGAAGACACGCGCACTGCCGGTATTGAAGGTCGCTCTGTGGCTGTGTATCACACGGCAAGTCCGGTCGCAGGTCTCGGTCCGGACGTGTACGAAAAAGTCAATGTGCTGGGCACAGAAGTCGTGATCGAGGTATGCAAGGAGCCTAAGAATGGTGTTGCCAAACTCATTTTCACATCAAGCGCAGGCGTTGTATTTAATGGATACGACCTTAAATTCATTGATGAGCGCGTGGGGTACCCCGAAACGCCACTGGATGCATACAACGATACCAAAGCGCGCGCGGAAAAACTGGTTCTGGAGGCTAATCACCATGAAAATGGTCTCAAAACTGTTGCACTGCGCCCAGCTGGCATATTTGGTCCTAGGGACCGACAGGCGCTCCCCGGCTTCTTCAAGGTCCTGGAGAACAAGCGCACTAGGTGGCAGATTGGCAAAAACCTTAATCTATTCGACTGGACTTATGTGGGCAATGTCGCTCATGCACATCTGCTCGCATCGGACTGCCTTGGCGTCAAGGGTCCTGAGCCGCGTCCGGAGTCCAAGTTCTTGACGTCCGAGCTTTCTGACGAGCATTTGCCTCTCAAGATGGGCGCGTCTGACCTCGAGGATGCCCGTGACGTACCCACTTCTCTCCAGCGCCAAGATGTATCAAAGCCAGCAGAGGACTACTGCCGTAATGTGAAGCCACTAATTGATTTgagcggcgtcgatgccgtcAATCAACGCCCTGTCTTCCGCAACCGTTTTGATCAATTCTTCCACCATGCTTACCCGAACGTGGCATGCGGTGGTAATCCGATGCCAAAGTTGAGCTCATATGCAAAGTCGGAGCTATATGCTGATGGCGAGGCATTCTTTATCACGAATGGCCAGCCTATTCCCTTCTGGGACTTTCCACGTGCTCTCTGGTATCACTATAATGGCCACGTCGACAAACCAGAGCACATCATTGTCCTCAGTCTTATGTTTGCTCTGTTTCTTGCATTCTTGGCCGAGATCTTTTCGAAGCTGACTGGACGCCCCGTACAGTTCACCAGGTACCGCGTCACTTACACTGCATGTGACCGTTACTACAATATCGAGaaggcgcggcgcattcTGGGATATGAGCCGATATATGGTCTCGAAGACTCTATTAAGCGCAGTGTCAAGTGGTGGAAAACCCTTCATCCGCCTACCAAGTCCATTCCCGGTGAGACAGCCAAGACCAAATAG
- a CDS encoding tRNAThr (cytosine32-N3)-methyltransferase: MHPIKATSSVVPVDDTACDHTFGSRTLNEDDDVWSHNAWDHVVPPQEHSNMVEELLAKQAASRVSHEDAAVYHANPAAYWDTFYSRHENRFFKDRKWLRLEFPELIQATQPDAPPTTIVEMGCGAGNTVFPLLSMNQNPALRLVACDYAPQAVQVVRNHPLYQNQQTCEAHVYDLSAGARGEVERLPPNVQPGSVDVVVLVFVLSALHPDEWKAAAENVYRMLKPSGLVLLRDYGRHDLPQLRFKKNRMLEDNFYVRGDGTRVYFFTPEELLHIFDAAPRGTHTHERFATQQMAIDRRLLVNRKERKQMYRVWMQAKFQKAS; this comes from the coding sequence ATGCATCCGATCAAAGCCACATCTTCGGTGGTGCCTGTAGATGATACAGCGTGTGATCACACGTTCGGATCACGTACGCTAAATGAAGATGATGATGTATGGAGCCATAATGCGTGGGACCATGTTGTGCCGCCACAGGAACATTCGAATATGGTGGAAGAATTGCTAGCAAAGCAGGCTGCGTCACGCGTCAGCCACGAGGACGCAGCAGTGTACCACGCCAATCCTGCCGCGTACTGGGATACGTTCTACTCGCGGCACGAGAACCGGTTTTTTAAAGACCGCAAATGGCTCCGCCTCGAGTTTCCGGAGCTCATTcaagcgacgcagccagaTGCACCGCCTACCACGATCGTGGAGATGGGATGTGGTGCAGGCAACACTGTCTTTCCCCTTTTGAGTATGAACCAGAATCCAGCATTGCGTCTCGTTGCGTGCGACTACGCGCCACAGGCTGTGCAAGTCGTCCGCAACCACCCGCTGTACCAGAATCAGCAGACGTGTGAGGCCCACGTCTATGATCTGAGTGCTGGTGCTCGAGGCGAAGTTGAGCGCCTTCCGCCCAACGTGCAGCCTGGGTCTGTCGACGTGGTCGTGTTGGTATTTGTGCTTTCGGCGTTGCATCCTGACGAATGGAAAGCGGCCGCGGAGAATGTGTACCGTATGCTAAAGCCCTCAGGTCTAGTGCTACTGCGTGACTATGGGCGGCATGATCTTCCTCAGTTGCGGTTCAAGAAGAATCGTATGCTGGAAGACAATTTCTACGTGCGCGGTGATGGGACGCGCGTATACTTTTTTACACCCGAAGAACTCCTGCATATTTTtgacgctgcgcctcgtggcaCTCATACTCATGAACGCTTTGCCACGCAGCAAATGGCCATCGACCGACGGCTCCTAGTGAATCGAAAAGAGCGTAAGCAGATGTACCGTGTGTGGATGCAAGCCAAATTCCAGAAAGCTTCATAA
- a CDS encoding oligosaccharyltransferase complex subunit delta (ribophorin II): MMLVAHSLWLLCAVMAMSVAALSYDTKDLRLSVTSFDGGSRLKKSFASARDLPAEPETLTMEPDDVIKLAFFASLSSGEKATGESLPHQAWVVMDDEDASRTSIWPLQVRGSSSSASWSLRVDRLSPNLKRKMVEAGPNHPFRLTLILASFAKDPQSTIDPLTLPLLDVQFSQSMLSRFESQKVPSARYEAELADGFHPQPFHQHTFQVEPWQTMPPKAVSLGYALIVLAAPWSILLALWRPLFSKTVTLSRSASTLLACVWITEVLAFLHWVSVPVWVVFPAAGATLVAAMLGGRSALSQSWIRTSA, encoded by the coding sequence ATGATGCTGGTCGCACACTCACTATGGCTGCTATGTGCCGTCATGGCAATGAGTGTAGCAGCTCTATCATATGATACAAAGGACCTGCGACTGAGCGTCACCTCGTTTGATGGTGGCTCACGACTCAAAAAGTCGTTCGCATCGGCTAGGGACCTGCCCGCTGAGCCTGAGACGCTCACTATGGAACCAGACGATGTGATCAAGCTCGCGTTCTTTGCGTCGCTATCGTCCGGTGAAAAGGCCACGGGTGAATCCCTGCCGCATCAAGCGTGGGTcgtgatggacgacgaggatgcctcgcgcacatccATTTGGCCATTGCAAGTACGTGGCTCATCATCTTCTGCATCATGGAGCTTGCGCGTCGACCGTCTCAGCCCAAATCTGAAGAGGAAGATGGTTGAGGCTGGCCCCAATCACCCTTTCCGTCTGACACTGATACTCGCCTCGTTTGCTAAGGACCCACAGTCGACCATCGACCCTCTGACCCTGCCCCTTTTGGACGTGCAATTCTCTCAGAGTATGCTAAGTCGCTTCGAGTCGCAAAAGGTACCGTCGGCGCGATACGAGGCCGAGCTTGCGGATGGCTTCCATCCCCAACCCTTCCACCAGCACACATTCCAAGTCGAGCCATGGCAAACCATGCCCCCCAAAGCTGTGAGTCTCGGCTATGCTCTTATTGTCCTCGCTGCTCCGTGGTCGATTCTGCTTGCACTTTGGCGCCCGTTGTTTTCCAAGACAGTTACCCTTAGTCGATCGGCGTCGACGCTTCTCGCCTGCGTGTGGATCACTGAAGTCCTCGCATTTCTGCATTGGGTCAGCGTACCTGTTTGGGTCGTATTTCCCGCCGCTGGCGCTACCCTCGTTGCAGCCATGCTGGGCGGCCGCTCTGCGCTCTCACAGTCATGGATCCGCACTTCCGCGTAG